A genomic segment from Streptosporangiales bacterium encodes:
- a CDS encoding LytR family transcriptional regulator produces MPRLGSTAARREESDRVYTPERLDRDGASSRASRRRRRRTPARQTWAAVGLAAVSTLLPGSGHIWAGRRRSGIAILAFFLLLAGGGVLLATVVDPTQLLVYAVDTNVLTAVMVTAVLLAIGWSAVIVSAYHLRRPGQSSVLHGLLAALVVGVLSFAVSTPPIYAARQAYVGRDVISNVFNDDDKQPRKSKEGKDPWADKPRLNVLLLGGDGGRNRTGVRTDTMIVASIDTRTGDTVMFSLPRNMLNAPMPDRMKDEFPSGYTDMLNAVYVYGTDNPNKFKKGSNPGAQATQEVISEILGLKIDYYALVNLKAFEEIIDAIGGITVYVEKDLPIGPEGAYVGYVRKGKRHLNGKKALWYARSRAADDDYHRMQRQRCVMAAIAKQADPATVMRSFQKIAATTKKNVKTDIPNDDLPALLQLGKKAKSAEISSLPLIPPLVDTGNPDYPQIKAEVQETIRKAEKRSEKKRAKKPSDDKGKAKKPKTSKTGKPGKPNSVEAACGLD; encoded by the coding sequence GTGCCACGGCTGGGTAGCACCGCCGCACGACGAGAGGAGAGCGACCGGGTGTATACGCCGGAGCGGCTGGACCGCGACGGGGCAAGTAGCCGGGCGTCTCGCCGCCGCCGCAGGCGCACTCCCGCACGGCAGACCTGGGCTGCGGTCGGGCTCGCCGCCGTGTCGACACTGCTCCCCGGCTCCGGTCACATCTGGGCGGGCCGGCGGCGCTCAGGCATCGCCATCCTCGCGTTCTTCCTCCTCCTGGCCGGCGGTGGCGTGCTCCTCGCGACCGTCGTGGACCCCACCCAGCTGCTCGTCTACGCGGTCGACACCAACGTGCTGACCGCCGTCATGGTCACCGCGGTGCTGCTCGCCATCGGCTGGTCCGCGGTCATCGTCTCCGCGTACCACCTGCGCCGGCCCGGCCAGTCCAGCGTTCTGCACGGACTGTTGGCTGCGCTCGTCGTCGGCGTGCTCAGCTTCGCGGTCTCCACGCCGCCGATCTACGCGGCACGACAGGCCTACGTCGGGCGTGACGTCATCAGCAACGTCTTCAACGACGACGACAAGCAACCGCGGAAGTCCAAGGAAGGCAAGGATCCCTGGGCCGACAAGCCGCGCCTGAACGTCCTCCTGCTCGGCGGCGACGGCGGCAGGAACCGCACCGGTGTCCGTACCGACACGATGATCGTGGCGAGCATCGACACTCGTACCGGAGACACGGTGATGTTCAGCCTGCCGCGCAACATGCTCAACGCGCCGATGCCCGACCGGATGAAGGACGAGTTCCCTTCCGGCTACACGGACATGCTCAACGCCGTCTACGTGTACGGCACGGACAACCCGAACAAGTTCAAGAAGGGCAGCAATCCCGGCGCGCAGGCCACGCAGGAAGTGATCTCGGAGATCCTCGGCCTGAAGATCGACTACTACGCGCTGGTGAACCTGAAGGCGTTCGAGGAGATCATCGACGCGATCGGCGGTATCACCGTCTACGTCGAGAAGGACCTGCCGATCGGGCCTGAGGGCGCGTACGTCGGTTACGTCCGCAAGGGCAAGCGACATCTGAACGGCAAGAAGGCACTGTGGTACGCGCGATCGCGTGCCGCGGACGACGACTACCACCGCATGCAGCGGCAGCGATGCGTGATGGCCGCGATCGCGAAGCAGGCCGACCCTGCGACCGTGATGCGCAGCTTCCAGAAGATCGCCGCCACCACGAAGAAGAACGTGAAGACCGACATCCCCAACGACGACCTGCCCGCGCTGCTCCAGTTGGGGAAGAAGGCCAAGAGCGCGGAGATCAGCAGCCTGCCGTTGATCCCGCCGCTGGTGGACACCGGGAACCCGGACTATCCGCAGATCAAGGCCGAGGTGCAGGAGACCATCCGCAAGGCGGAGAAACGGTCGGAGAAGAAGCGC
- a CDS encoding MBL fold metallo-hydrolase: MQLTKLGHSCVRIVADGKTLVIDPGIFSEDFALEGADAVLVTHEHPDHLDRDKLGAALSTNADLHVWTNRPLAEQLDTSYPGRVTAVRAGEQFDAAGCTVRAHGVDHAVIRDAIPIIANTGFLIDGVFHPGDAFTVPDEPIETLLLPLNAPWAKLSETVEQLAQVAPGRVHPVHDALLTPAGLSVYGGHAEQVSTESGATFHRLEPGDSVTL; encoded by the coding sequence ATGCAGCTAACCAAGCTCGGACATTCCTGCGTACGCATTGTCGCCGACGGTAAAACGTTGGTCATCGATCCGGGCATATTCAGCGAAGATTTTGCCCTCGAAGGCGCGGATGCGGTTCTCGTCACACATGAACACCCCGACCATCTCGATCGGGACAAACTAGGCGCCGCGCTGAGCACCAACGCCGATCTGCACGTCTGGACCAACCGGCCGCTCGCCGAGCAGCTGGACACCTCGTACCCCGGCCGCGTCACCGCGGTGCGTGCCGGCGAGCAGTTCGACGCCGCGGGCTGCACCGTGCGCGCACACGGCGTGGACCACGCCGTCATCCGCGACGCGATCCCGATCATCGCGAACACCGGCTTCCTGATCGACGGGGTCTTCCATCCGGGGGACGCGTTCACCGTCCCGGACGAGCCCATCGAGACGCTGCTGCTGCCGCTGAACGCGCCGTGGGCGAAGCTCAGCGAGACCGTCGAGCAGCTGGCACAGGTCGCGCCCGGACGGGTGCACCCGGTCCACGACGCGTTGCTGACCCCCGCCGGGCTCAGCGTCTACGGCGGGCACGCGGAGCAGGTCAGTACCGAGTCCGGCGCCACGTTCCACCGCCTCGAACCGGGCGACTCGGTCACCCTCTAG
- a CDS encoding PAS domain S-box protein: MVLVTCRRCACATSDASARGCAGERPAGRVRIRPSLEVGYLGNVPLGPGREGAAAVAEHAIIEADTQGVIVRWSAGAEVLFGHRAEDAVGRTLDLVVPQRLREAHWTGFATPWRTPRSRTWPPTCRCSARTARRGTSPEGCSYSATASARPSVRWRSTRRPGAPGYARSAEHEARG; the protein is encoded by the coding sequence TTGGTCCTGGTCACCTGTCGTCGGTGCGCCTGCGCCACATCAGACGCCTCAGCAAGGGGATGCGCTGGCGAACGGCCGGCTGGACGGGTGCGCATTCGTCCAAGCCTCGAGGTCGGTTACCTCGGTAACGTTCCTCTTGGACCCGGACGGGAGGGGGCGGCGGCGGTGGCCGAGCACGCGATCATCGAGGCGGATACGCAGGGTGTCATCGTGCGGTGGAGTGCGGGGGCCGAGGTGCTGTTCGGGCACCGGGCGGAGGATGCGGTCGGTCGGACGCTCGATCTGGTCGTGCCGCAGCGGCTGCGTGAGGCGCACTGGACCGGGTTCGCAACGCCATGGCGCACCCCCAGGTCAAGGACCTGGCCGCCGACCTGCCGGTGCTCTGCGCGGACGGCCAGGAGGGGCACTTCCCCGGAAGGCTGCTCGTACTCTGCGACGGCCTCGGCACGGCCGTCGGTGCGATGGCGATCTACGCGCCGGCCGGGAGCACCGGGGTACGCCCGTTCGGCTGAGCACGAAGCTAGAGGGTGA
- the guaA gene encoding glutamine-hydrolyzing GMP synthase: MSEFDTVLVVDYGAQYAQLIARRVREAHVYSEIVPSTMSAAEMLAKKPKAVILSGGPASVYAHGAPQVDPGLFTGEVPVLGICYGFQAMALALGGTVARTGGSEFGGTSLTVLDEGTLFRGQPRLRQVWMSHGDEVTAAPPDFTVLASSEGAQVAAFEYAPNGLYGVQFHPEVMHTEQGQQVLERFLYDAAGCRPTWTMLNIVEEQVDRIRTQVGDRQALCALSGGVDSAVAAALVQRALGDRLTCVFVDHGLLRKGEAEQVEKDFVAASGVRLKVVEAADQFQQALAEVHDPEEKRRIIGHEFIRVFEQTARELAAVEDVGFLVQGTLYPDVVESGGGTGTANIKSHHNVGGLPDDLAFELVEPLRWLFKDEVRRVGEELGLPTEIVWRQPFPGPGLAIRIVGEVTRERLDLLREADAIAREELTRAGLDRDVWQCPVVLLADVRSVGVQGDERTYGHPVVLRPVTSEDAMTADWARLPYEVLGRISTRITNEVREVNRVVLDVTSKPPGTIEWE; encoded by the coding sequence GGCGGTGATCCTTTCCGGCGGCCCAGCCTCGGTGTACGCGCACGGAGCGCCCCAGGTCGACCCTGGGCTGTTCACCGGCGAGGTGCCGGTGCTCGGGATCTGCTACGGCTTCCAGGCGATGGCCCTGGCACTCGGCGGCACCGTGGCCCGTACCGGCGGCAGCGAGTTCGGCGGCACGTCGCTCACCGTCCTGGACGAGGGCACCCTGTTCCGCGGCCAGCCGCGGCTGCGGCAGGTGTGGATGTCGCACGGCGACGAGGTGACCGCCGCGCCCCCGGACTTCACCGTGCTGGCGTCCAGCGAGGGCGCCCAGGTCGCGGCCTTCGAGTACGCGCCGAACGGGCTCTACGGCGTGCAGTTCCACCCTGAGGTGATGCACACCGAGCAGGGGCAGCAGGTGCTCGAGCGGTTCCTCTACGACGCGGCGGGCTGCCGGCCCACCTGGACGATGCTGAACATCGTCGAGGAGCAGGTCGACCGGATCCGTACCCAGGTCGGCGACCGGCAGGCGCTGTGCGCGCTGTCCGGCGGCGTCGACTCCGCAGTCGCGGCCGCGCTGGTGCAGCGGGCCCTCGGCGACCGGCTGACCTGCGTATTCGTCGACCACGGGCTGCTGCGCAAGGGCGAGGCCGAGCAGGTGGAGAAGGACTTCGTCGCGGCGTCCGGCGTGCGGCTGAAAGTCGTGGAGGCCGCCGACCAGTTCCAGCAGGCGCTCGCCGAGGTGCACGACCCGGAGGAGAAGCGCCGGATCATCGGGCACGAGTTCATTCGGGTCTTCGAGCAGACGGCCCGCGAGCTGGCGGCCGTGGAGGACGTCGGCTTCCTGGTGCAGGGCACGCTGTACCCGGACGTCGTCGAGTCCGGCGGTGGCACGGGGACGGCGAACATCAAGTCGCACCACAACGTCGGCGGGCTGCCCGACGACCTCGCCTTCGAGCTGGTCGAGCCGCTGCGGTGGCTGTTCAAGGACGAGGTGCGCCGGGTGGGCGAGGAGCTGGGGCTGCCCACGGAGATCGTCTGGCGGCAGCCGTTCCCCGGGCCGGGGCTGGCGATCAGGATCGTCGGCGAGGTCACCAGGGAGCGCCTCGACCTGCTGCGCGAGGCGGACGCGATCGCCCGCGAGGAGCTCACCCGCGCCGGCCTGGACAGGGACGTCTGGCAGTGCCCGGTCGTGCTGCTCGCCGACGTCCGCTCGGTCGGCGTGCAAGGCGACGAGCGCACCTACGGGCACCCGGTGGTGCTGCGCCCGGTGACCAGCGAGGACGCGATGACCGCGGACTGGGCGCGGCTGCCGTACGAGGTGCTCGGCCGGATCTCCACCCGGATCACGAACGAGGTCCGCGAGGTGAACCGGGTCGTCCTCGACGTCACCAGCAAACCCCCGGGCACCATCGAGTGGGAGTGA